Proteins from a genomic interval of Neodiprion lecontei isolate iyNeoLeco1 chromosome 2, iyNeoLeco1.1, whole genome shotgun sequence:
- the LOC107218251 gene encoding protein slowmo isoform X1, producing MKIWNVEYVFNHPWETVAKAIWRKYPNPMNPAVIGIDVVDRKIVDGVLHSHRIVSSEWGFPKWVESLIGTASVCYASEWSEVDIENKQMTLKTRNLTFCNYIGVEETVKYSPHPENPQSTLLTQEAVVTVKSVPLGHYMEDMLTSKISANAGKGRQAIEWVIGKIDAEVKDLANNAVKSTDELLAQTKRQFDDLTVKTRKSMDELQTAAKKSFDEIHNLTAPPPQSIPKL from the exons ATGAAGATCTGGAATGTGGAGTACGTCTTCAA CCATCCGTGGGAAACGGTGGCCAAAGCAATTTGGAGGAAATACCCGAACCCCATGAACCCTGCGGTGATCGGCATCGATGTCGTCGACAGGAAAATCGTCGACGGTGTCTTACACTCCCACAGAATAGTCTCGAGCGAATGGGGCTTTCCAAAGTGGGTCGAATCG CTCATAGGAACTGCTTCCGTTTGTTACGCCAGCGAATGGAGTGAAGTAGACATTGAGAACAAACAGATGACGTTGAAGACCAGAAAC cTTACTTTTTGCAACTATATCGGGGTCGAGGAAACGGTGAAATACTCACCTCATCCGGAAAATCCACAAAGCACATTGCTAACACAGGAAGCTGTGGTTACAGTCAAGAGCGTTCCTCTCGGTCACTATATGGAGGATATGCTGACGTCTAAAATCTCCGCCAATGCCGGAAAG GGAAGACAGGCGATCGAATGGGTGATTGGAAAGATTGACGCTGAGGTAAAGGACCTCGCAAATAACGCGGTGAAATCTACGGACGAGCTGCTGGCGCAGACGAAACGTCAGTTCGACGATCTGACGGTGAAAACCCGGAAGAGTATGGACGAGCTGCAAACGGCGGCGAAAAAGTCATTCGATGAGATTCACAATCTGACCGCACCACCGCCCCAATCTATACCGAAATTATAA
- the LOC107218251 gene encoding protein slowmo isoform X2: MNPAVIGIDVVDRKIVDGVLHSHRIVSSEWGFPKWVESLIGTASVCYASEWSEVDIENKQMTLKTRNLTFCNYIGVEETVKYSPHPENPQSTLLTQEAVVTVKSVPLGHYMEDMLTSKISANAGKGRQAIEWVIGKIDAEVKDLANNAVKSTDELLAQTKRQFDDLTVKTRKSMDELQTAAKKSFDEIHNLTAPPPQSIPKL; encoded by the exons ATGAACCCTGCGGTGATCGGCATCGATGTCGTCGACAGGAAAATCGTCGACGGTGTCTTACACTCCCACAGAATAGTCTCGAGCGAATGGGGCTTTCCAAAGTGGGTCGAATCG CTCATAGGAACTGCTTCCGTTTGTTACGCCAGCGAATGGAGTGAAGTAGACATTGAGAACAAACAGATGACGTTGAAGACCAGAAAC cTTACTTTTTGCAACTATATCGGGGTCGAGGAAACGGTGAAATACTCACCTCATCCGGAAAATCCACAAAGCACATTGCTAACACAGGAAGCTGTGGTTACAGTCAAGAGCGTTCCTCTCGGTCACTATATGGAGGATATGCTGACGTCTAAAATCTCCGCCAATGCCGGAAAG GGAAGACAGGCGATCGAATGGGTGATTGGAAAGATTGACGCTGAGGTAAAGGACCTCGCAAATAACGCGGTGAAATCTACGGACGAGCTGCTGGCGCAGACGAAACGTCAGTTCGACGATCTGACGGTGAAAACCCGGAAGAGTATGGACGAGCTGCAAACGGCGGCGAAAAAGTCATTCGATGAGATTCACAATCTGACCGCACCACCGCCCCAATCTATACCGAAATTATAA
- the LOC107218236 gene encoding EGF domain-specific O-linked N-acetylglucosamine transferase isoform X1: protein MSGMGFNYIVIIFVLASVPPEILADNYTNINLPDDQLKFYFNSFPSMTEKCRNDPDCPYKEHLDSKACWGYEDNCKPENAYSIPKCPGDHKGWVATKQAQLDTFYTQGDFGYVRDQKREMRILCEPLFLDDSSLECSNHMRFCRGRNIMINFTDLASRRDPIRYKMDVLKEGQIGGYCTLNEGRLKENADHISPLQSWGPEIRNFRKLARRPIPEGDCDVVIEKPTFLMKIDATVNMYHHFCDFFNLYASLHVNLSHPSTFDTDNHILIWESYSYQSAFEDTFAAFTSNPLWDLKTFRGETVCFKNIIFPMLPRMIFGLYYNTPLIYGCEKSGLFKAFSDHVLHRLNVQRREKKNSNIRVTLLSRDTQYRRILNEDDLVEALKRNPNYKVRKVTYNKNLSFKNQLRITRNTDIFIGIHGAGLTHLMFLPEWAAVFEIYNCEDPSCYKDLARLRGVKYLTWENLEKLVQEDPGTHPDGGAHAKFTNYSFDVEEFLRLVTVAEKHVKNHKAFKDFIKQSSKKNITSYKNVPKDEL, encoded by the exons ATGTCCGGCATGGGTTTTAATTACATCGTAATTATCTTCGTTCTCGCTTCGGTACCGCCGGAAATTCTTGCCGATAATTACACGAACATCAATCTGCCCGATGATCAGCTCAAGTTTTACTTCAATTCATTCCCGTCGATGACCGAAAAGTGTCGAAACGATCCGGACTGTCCTTATAAG GAGCACCTGGACAGCAAAGCGTGCTGGGGATACGAGGACAACTGCAAGCCGGAAAACGCTTACTCGATACCAAAATGTCCGGGAGATCACAAGGGTTGGGTAGCCACAAAACAGGCCCAACTTGACACGTTTTATACGCAGGGTGATTTCGGCTATGTCCGGGATCAAAAAAGGGAGATGAGGATATTATGCGAACCTCTTTTTCTC GACGATTCATCGCTCGAGTGTTCGAATCACATGAGATTCTGCAGAGGCCGAAATATTATGATCAATTTCACTGATCTCGCTAGTCGAAGGGATCCGATAAGATACAAGATGGACGTTTTGAAAGAAGGTCAAATCGGTGGCTATTGCAC ATTAAACGAAGGTAGACTCAAGGAAAATGCAGACCATATCAGTCCCTTGCAGTCGTGGGGACCAGAAATTCGAAACTTTAGAAAACTGGCTAGACGTCCAATACCGGAAGGGGATTGTGACGTGGTTATTGAAAAACCGACATTTCTCATGAAAATTGACGCCA CAGTTAACATGTACCACCACTTCTGTGACTTTTTCAACCTTTACGCATCCCTTCACGTCAATTTATCGCATCCGTCAACTTTTGATACTGACAATCATATTTTGATATGGGAGAGTTATAG TTATCAATCAGCGTTTGAAGATACTTTTGCTGCATTTACCAGCAATCCGTTATGGGATTTAAAGACCTTTCGAGGGGAAACAGTCTGCTTCAAGAATATAATATTTCCGATGTTACCACGAATGATTTTCGGACTCTACTACAACACGCCATtg ATTTACGGATGTGAAAAAAGCGGTCTTTTCAAAGCGTTCAGCGACCACGTTCTGCACAGATTGAATGTACAGaggcgtgagaaaaaaaattcgaatattcgAGTCACGCTTCTGAGCAGAGACACACAGTACAGGAGAATACTCAACGAGGATGATCTTGTTGAGGCTTTGAAAAGGAATCCCAACTATAAAGTTAGAAAG GTAACTTACAACAAGAATTTGTCATTCAAAAATCAACTACGGATAACAAGGAACACTGATATTTTCATCGGAATACACGGTGCTGGGCTTACACATCTGATGTTTCTGCCAGAGTGGGCTGCAGTTTTTGAAAT ATACAATTGTGAAGACCCAAGCTGCTACAAAGATCTTGCTAGATTAAGAGGTGTGAAGTACTTGACATGGGAAAATCTGGAAAAGTTGGTTCAAGAAGATCCT GGAACACATCCGGATGGCGGAGCTCATGCAAAGTTTACAAACTACAGTTTTGATGTCGAAGAATTTCTGCGACTCGTAACTGTTGCAGAAAAACATGTTAAAAATCATAAAGCGTTCAAAGATTTCATCAAACaatcatcaaaaaaaaatattacgtctTACAAAAATGTGCCCAAAgacgagttataa
- the LOC107218236 gene encoding EGF domain-specific O-linked N-acetylglucosamine transferase isoform X2: MSGMGFNYIVIIFVLASVPPEILADNYTNINLPDDQLKFYFNSFPSMTEKCRNDPDCPYKEHLDSKACWGYEDNCKPENAYSIPKCPGDHKGWVATKQAQLDTFYTQGDFGYVRDQKREMRILCEPLFLDDSSLECSNHMRFCRGRNIMINFTDLASRRDPIRYKMDVLKEGQIGGYCTLNEGRLKENADHISPLQSWGPEIRNFRKLARRPIPEGDCDVVIEKPTFLMKIDAINMYHHFCDFFNLYASLHVNLSHPSTFDTDNHILIWESYSYQSAFEDTFAAFTSNPLWDLKTFRGETVCFKNIIFPMLPRMIFGLYYNTPLIYGCEKSGLFKAFSDHVLHRLNVQRREKKNSNIRVTLLSRDTQYRRILNEDDLVEALKRNPNYKVRKVTYNKNLSFKNQLRITRNTDIFIGIHGAGLTHLMFLPEWAAVFEIYNCEDPSCYKDLARLRGVKYLTWENLEKLVQEDPGTHPDGGAHAKFTNYSFDVEEFLRLVTVAEKHVKNHKAFKDFIKQSSKKNITSYKNVPKDEL, from the exons ATGTCCGGCATGGGTTTTAATTACATCGTAATTATCTTCGTTCTCGCTTCGGTACCGCCGGAAATTCTTGCCGATAATTACACGAACATCAATCTGCCCGATGATCAGCTCAAGTTTTACTTCAATTCATTCCCGTCGATGACCGAAAAGTGTCGAAACGATCCGGACTGTCCTTATAAG GAGCACCTGGACAGCAAAGCGTGCTGGGGATACGAGGACAACTGCAAGCCGGAAAACGCTTACTCGATACCAAAATGTCCGGGAGATCACAAGGGTTGGGTAGCCACAAAACAGGCCCAACTTGACACGTTTTATACGCAGGGTGATTTCGGCTATGTCCGGGATCAAAAAAGGGAGATGAGGATATTATGCGAACCTCTTTTTCTC GACGATTCATCGCTCGAGTGTTCGAATCACATGAGATTCTGCAGAGGCCGAAATATTATGATCAATTTCACTGATCTCGCTAGTCGAAGGGATCCGATAAGATACAAGATGGACGTTTTGAAAGAAGGTCAAATCGGTGGCTATTGCAC ATTAAACGAAGGTAGACTCAAGGAAAATGCAGACCATATCAGTCCCTTGCAGTCGTGGGGACCAGAAATTCGAAACTTTAGAAAACTGGCTAGACGTCCAATACCGGAAGGGGATTGTGACGTGGTTATTGAAAAACCGACATTTCTCATGAAAATTGACGCCA TTAACATGTACCACCACTTCTGTGACTTTTTCAACCTTTACGCATCCCTTCACGTCAATTTATCGCATCCGTCAACTTTTGATACTGACAATCATATTTTGATATGGGAGAGTTATAG TTATCAATCAGCGTTTGAAGATACTTTTGCTGCATTTACCAGCAATCCGTTATGGGATTTAAAGACCTTTCGAGGGGAAACAGTCTGCTTCAAGAATATAATATTTCCGATGTTACCACGAATGATTTTCGGACTCTACTACAACACGCCATtg ATTTACGGATGTGAAAAAAGCGGTCTTTTCAAAGCGTTCAGCGACCACGTTCTGCACAGATTGAATGTACAGaggcgtgagaaaaaaaattcgaatattcgAGTCACGCTTCTGAGCAGAGACACACAGTACAGGAGAATACTCAACGAGGATGATCTTGTTGAGGCTTTGAAAAGGAATCCCAACTATAAAGTTAGAAAG GTAACTTACAACAAGAATTTGTCATTCAAAAATCAACTACGGATAACAAGGAACACTGATATTTTCATCGGAATACACGGTGCTGGGCTTACACATCTGATGTTTCTGCCAGAGTGGGCTGCAGTTTTTGAAAT ATACAATTGTGAAGACCCAAGCTGCTACAAAGATCTTGCTAGATTAAGAGGTGTGAAGTACTTGACATGGGAAAATCTGGAAAAGTTGGTTCAAGAAGATCCT GGAACACATCCGGATGGCGGAGCTCATGCAAAGTTTACAAACTACAGTTTTGATGTCGAAGAATTTCTGCGACTCGTAACTGTTGCAGAAAAACATGTTAAAAATCATAAAGCGTTCAAAGATTTCATCAAACaatcatcaaaaaaaaatattacgtctTACAAAAATGTGCCCAAAgacgagttataa
- the LOC107218234 gene encoding uncharacterized protein At4g17910: protein MAVDSNEAAYRKAQIEFVTNNHGTTARETLLMLMPSVCSLLLMLTTSCILGKYLNRATRFILEFLIVIVPTILCCTIYSDAKISVCLALLALSCTNFMLMIIMVNPTTIGNSQPSRVGTRHPFITNFRALTNLLTAICILAVDFKVFPRRHAKTEVYGYSLMDTGVGFFVIANALVSPEARDSGDRRTSGFLTTASTNLHDCLRSCIPLLILGSARYFSVEYLNYQKHVTEYGVHWNFFITLAAVKILTSIVTSLITPNRSLLLGISILGMYEYLLSQKTVKKWIFGHSREGFLNANREGIVSTLGYTGLYFIGVVVGRLIHSTYLRASRAQTGRSTYFNFTIFGRTFEAQYSESMILCVKLSLIAAQACIATLFLNGYRRTSRKLANAGYCAWMVTLSTVMLTLLLLIDIIADIFKQVTSKNKNVTQVRNQISSIPEIFEAINYNGLAFFLICNFLTGAVNMTVRTLYVPDIEAVQIITAYMLASTGLFAVLFRFKIQIKL from the coding sequence ATGGCGGTCGATTCAAACGAGGCGGCGTACAGAAAAGCGCAAATAGAATTCGTCACCAACAACCACGGCACTACAGCGAGAGAAACATTGCTGATGTTAATGCCGAGCGTTTGCAGCTTGTTGTTGATGTTAACGACATCATGCATACTCGGGAAATACCTGAATCGCGCAACAAGATTCATTTTAGAATTCCTGATAGTAATAGTACCGACAATTCTATGCTGCACGATTTACTCCGATGCTAAAATATCCGTCTGCCTAGCTCTCCTCGCCTTATCTTGCACAAATTTTATGTTAATGATCATCATGGTAAACCCTACAACAATTGGTAATAGTCAGCCATCACGAGTAGGAACTCGCCATCCTTTTATAACAAACTTCCGAGCCCTGACCAACCTGTTGACTGCTATTTGCATATTGGCTGTCGACTTCAAAGTATTTCCACGTCGTCACGCAAAGACTGAAGTATATGGTTACAGCCTGATGGATACAGGCGTGGGATTTTTTGTAATTGCAAATGCGCTGGTCTCTCCGGAGGCAAGAGATTCTGGCGATCGTCGAACTTCAGGTTTTTTGACGACTGCTTCGACAAACTTGCACGATTGCCTGAGGAGCTGCATTCCTCTTTTGATTTTGGGTTCGGCTAGATACTTCTCTGTCGAATATCTAAATTATCAGAAACATGTAACGGAGTACGGCGTTcactggaattttttcatcacactAGCTGCGGTGAAGATCCTAACAAGCATTGTAACTTCTCTGATAACTCCCAACCGTTCTTTGCTTCTTGGTATTTCTATTCTTGGCATGTACGAGTACTTACTCAGTCAgaaaactgtgaaaaaatgGATTTTCGGACACTCCAGAGAAGGATTCTTGAATGCTAATCGTGAAGGGATTGTATCCACTCTGGGCTACACAGGGCTTTATTTTATTGGCGTTGTCGTTGGCAGATTGATACACTCGACATACCTCAGGGCAAGCAGAGCACAGACTGGTAGATCcacatatttcaattttaccatATTCGGACGAACTTTCGAGGCTCAATACAGTGAATCTATGATTCTCTGTGTAAAATTGTCTTTAATTGCGGCACAAGCATGCATAGCCACCCTTTTTCTAAATGGGTACCGCAGAACTTCTCGAAAGCTGGCTAATGCTGGATATTGTGCTTGGATGGTTACTCTGTCCACAGTTATGTTGACTTTGTTGTTGCTGATCGATATTATAGCAGATATTTTTAAGCAGGTCACATCGAAGAATAAGAACGTTACGCAAGTCCGGAATCAGATCTCTAGTATACCTGAAATTTTCGAAGCGATTAACTATAATGGCCTAGCTTTCTTTCTCATCTGTAATTTTCTCACTGGTGCCGTAAATATGACTGTTAGAACGCTGTATGTACCAGATATTGAAGCTGTCCAAATTATCACTGCGTATATGTTGGCAAGTACCGGCCTATTCGCAGTTTTGTTCAGatttaaaatacaaattaagTTGTGA
- the LOC107218248 gene encoding TBC1 domain family member 20 isoform X2 has product METDEDDLPLVQPVPGPLDNSVGELVRNAPSNLRKRNIGLGLSEASKRTEKRESTSESDARLNSFPSDATKIWGDGEISPRIPGIEVLESPESLTARERMKINIVRGCLSKPDLTFGELRLLGCSSEGFVNDDIRRMLWPRLLGLSDREPDPVNGLDTVHTKIPNEVYQQILKDVVRSTSHFPQESTEDETTALENEMTQMICWVLHRNKKLNYYQGYNDVAATVLMVMGLQRGLQVLEQISLRFLQRFMEATMEKVNQELFFIFALLERVHPTLLQHLENVELFPHFALAEYTTWYAHKYSEHRKLLHRLFDYFLGSPPLMPLYLSTVIVAHRSTEIFNTTPDMGHTHKVLCTLPEDLPFENLLVDAKDLYRKYPPDSIENDVRDYDNKRRRKEQEWKRAAEKNRQERERRSRLQVAVPHPRLPYRVGSYRTIAVVTVLALGIYAFLKSSSGLN; this is encoded by the exons ATGGAAACCGACGAAGATGATCTACCTCTGGTGCAACCTGTTCCTGGGCCGTTGGACAATTCGGTCGGTGAATTGGTTAGAAATGCCCCGTCGAATCTTCGGAAGAGGAATATCGGATTGGGTCTTTCCGAAGCGAGTAAGAGGACGGAAAAAAGGGAATCGACGTCGGAATCCGACGCAAGACTCAATTCGTTTCCTTCGGACGCGACGAAAATCTGGGGCGACGGTGAAATTTCCCCTAGAATACCTGGAATTGAGGTTCTTGAATCACCAG AATCACTCACCGCCAGAGAACGCATGAAAATTAACATCGTTCGAGGATGCCTATCGAAGCCAGACCTCACCTTTGGGGAATTAAGATTGCTCGGCTGCAGTAGCGAAGGATTCGTTAATG ATGATATACGAAGGATGCTATGGCCTCGGCTCTTAGGACTGAGTGACAGAGAGCCTGATCCAGTGAATGGATTGGACACAGTACACACTAAAATACCCAATGAGGTTTATCAACAAATATTGAAGGATGTAGTGAGGAGCACGAGTCACTTTCCACAAGAATCGACAGAGGATGAGACCACTGCACTTGAGAATGAAATGACACAGATGATATGCTGGGTGCTTcataggaataaaaaattgaa TTATTATCAAGGCTACAATGACGTAGCAGCAACAGTCCTCATGGTGATGGGTCTTCAACGTGGGCTACAAGTTTTAGAACAAATATCGCTAAGATTTCTTCAAAGGTTCATGGAAGCTACGATGGAGAAGGTCAACCAAGAGTTGTTTTTTATATTCGCGTTACTAGAACGAGTTCACCCAACCCTATTGCAACACTTGGAAAA TGTGGAACTATTCCCGCACTTTGCTCTTGCCGAATACACAACGTGGTACGCACACAAGTACTCCGAGCATAGGAAATTACTGCACAGATTGTTCGACTACTTTCTTGGAAGCCCCCCGCTCATGCCGTTATATCTAAGCACAGTAATAGTCGCCCATAGGTCtaccgaaattttcaacacaacACCTGATATGGGACATACTCACAAAGTGCTTTGCACG CTGCCCGAGGATTTaccgtttgaaaatttgctgGTTGATGCTAAGGACCTGTACCGAAAATACCCGCCAGACTCGATAGAAAATGATGTTCGAGACTATGACAACAAAAGGCGAAGGAAGGAGCAAGAATGGAAGCGAGCGGCTGAGAAAAATCGTCAAGAGCGTGAACGTCGGAGTCGGCTTCAAGTTGCAGTTCCTCATCCACGCTTGCCTTACAGAGTCGGAAGTTACAGAACTATAGCCGTCGTTACTGTCTTAGCTTTAGGTATTTACGCCTTCTTAAAAAGCTCTTCAGGCCTGAACTGA
- the LOC107218248 gene encoding TBC1 domain family member 20 isoform X1: METDEDDLPLVQPVPGPLDNSVGELVRNAPSNLRKRNIGLGLSEASKRTEKRESTSESDARLNSFPSDATKIWGDGEISPRIPGIEVLESPGKSNGVKSQAPALDPSNTLPSDQSDNLESLTARERMKINIVRGCLSKPDLTFGELRLLGCSSEGFVNDDIRRMLWPRLLGLSDREPDPVNGLDTVHTKIPNEVYQQILKDVVRSTSHFPQESTEDETTALENEMTQMICWVLHRNKKLNYYQGYNDVAATVLMVMGLQRGLQVLEQISLRFLQRFMEATMEKVNQELFFIFALLERVHPTLLQHLENVELFPHFALAEYTTWYAHKYSEHRKLLHRLFDYFLGSPPLMPLYLSTVIVAHRSTEIFNTTPDMGHTHKVLCTLPEDLPFENLLVDAKDLYRKYPPDSIENDVRDYDNKRRRKEQEWKRAAEKNRQERERRSRLQVAVPHPRLPYRVGSYRTIAVVTVLALGIYAFLKSSSGLN; this comes from the exons ATGGAAACCGACGAAGATGATCTACCTCTGGTGCAACCTGTTCCTGGGCCGTTGGACAATTCGGTCGGTGAATTGGTTAGAAATGCCCCGTCGAATCTTCGGAAGAGGAATATCGGATTGGGTCTTTCCGAAGCGAGTAAGAGGACGGAAAAAAGGGAATCGACGTCGGAATCCGACGCAAGACTCAATTCGTTTCCTTCGGACGCGACGAAAATCTGGGGCGACGGTGAAATTTCCCCTAGAATACCTGGAATTGAGGTTCTTGAATCACCAGGTAAATCGAACGGTGTCAAATCTCAAGCTCCAGCCTTAGATCCCTCTAACACTTTGCCTTCGGATCAATCCGACAATCTAGAATCACTCACCGCCAGAGAACGCATGAAAATTAACATCGTTCGAGGATGCCTATCGAAGCCAGACCTCACCTTTGGGGAATTAAGATTGCTCGGCTGCAGTAGCGAAGGATTCGTTAATG ATGATATACGAAGGATGCTATGGCCTCGGCTCTTAGGACTGAGTGACAGAGAGCCTGATCCAGTGAATGGATTGGACACAGTACACACTAAAATACCCAATGAGGTTTATCAACAAATATTGAAGGATGTAGTGAGGAGCACGAGTCACTTTCCACAAGAATCGACAGAGGATGAGACCACTGCACTTGAGAATGAAATGACACAGATGATATGCTGGGTGCTTcataggaataaaaaattgaa TTATTATCAAGGCTACAATGACGTAGCAGCAACAGTCCTCATGGTGATGGGTCTTCAACGTGGGCTACAAGTTTTAGAACAAATATCGCTAAGATTTCTTCAAAGGTTCATGGAAGCTACGATGGAGAAGGTCAACCAAGAGTTGTTTTTTATATTCGCGTTACTAGAACGAGTTCACCCAACCCTATTGCAACACTTGGAAAA TGTGGAACTATTCCCGCACTTTGCTCTTGCCGAATACACAACGTGGTACGCACACAAGTACTCCGAGCATAGGAAATTACTGCACAGATTGTTCGACTACTTTCTTGGAAGCCCCCCGCTCATGCCGTTATATCTAAGCACAGTAATAGTCGCCCATAGGTCtaccgaaattttcaacacaacACCTGATATGGGACATACTCACAAAGTGCTTTGCACG CTGCCCGAGGATTTaccgtttgaaaatttgctgGTTGATGCTAAGGACCTGTACCGAAAATACCCGCCAGACTCGATAGAAAATGATGTTCGAGACTATGACAACAAAAGGCGAAGGAAGGAGCAAGAATGGAAGCGAGCGGCTGAGAAAAATCGTCAAGAGCGTGAACGTCGGAGTCGGCTTCAAGTTGCAGTTCCTCATCCACGCTTGCCTTACAGAGTCGGAAGTTACAGAACTATAGCCGTCGTTACTGTCTTAGCTTTAGGTATTTACGCCTTCTTAAAAAGCTCTTCAGGCCTGAACTGA
- the LOC107218254 gene encoding heterogeneous nuclear ribonucleoprotein A3 homolog 2 — MYLKQGIIGLLAILSLCAQIEARSYGRAEVEKDDVSEESTKTGTLAAPPLAEEVTGHVADKPHRSPRSADYAGTPLHGTEFAPHGGGGISGQGYYGNGGSNGNTGLYPNLGSFGNIGGNVNTPRYGNSGSYGIPGGNTGNVNYGSSGSYGHPESFGGHNTVMPNAGNYGRPGFSGGYNVTPGNTGSYGRPGFHGSHNATQGYYGNYGRPGFSGGYNTTPRNTGNYGNYGRPGLPGGYNTTPRNTLSYGRPGFQGSRNATQGTYGNYGNYGRPGLQGEYNTTPGYTGSYGRPGHHRGYNATQGNYGNYGRPGSVGGYDRNQRIYRR; from the exons ATGTACTTGAAGCAAGGGATCATTGGCTTATTGGCGATATTATCGCTCTGCGCCCAAATTGAAG CTCGATCCTACGGAAGAGCCGAGGTGGAGAAGGATGACGTTTCCGAAGAGAGTACTAAAACCGGAACTCTAGCGGCTCCTCCACTGGCAGAAGAGGTCACCGGCCATGTTGCCGATAAACCTCATAGGAGCCCCAGAAGTGCTGATTATGCCGGCACACCATTGCATGGTACCGAGTTTGCGCCTCATGGGGGCGGCGGAATCTCAG GGCAGGGATATTACGGAAACGGAGGTAGCAATGGAAACACTGGACTCTACCCAAATCTCGGAAGCTTCGGGAATATCGGAGGCAACGTGAACACACCGAGGTATGGAAATTCCGGTAGTTACGGAATCCCGGGAGGCAATACGGGCAATGTAAATTATGGGAGTAGCGGAAGCTACGGTCACCCCGAATCTTTTGGAGGTCACAACACTGTTATGCCAAATGCGGGGAATTACGGACGGCCGGGATTTTCCGGGGGCTACAATGTTACTCCTGGAAATACCGGAAGTTACGGAAGACCTGGTTTCCACGGAAGCCATAACGCGACGCAAGGATATTACGGAAACTACGGACGGCCTGGATTTTCCGGGGGATATAACACGACTCCTCGAAATACAGGAAATTACGGAAACTACGGTCGGCCTGGACTTCCCGGGGGATATAACACGACTCCCCGAAACACATTAAGTTACGGACGCCCTGGATTCCAAGGAAGCCGCAACGCGACGCAAGGAACTTACGGAAATTACGGAAACTACGGGCGGCCTGGACTCCAGGGAGAGTACAACACGACTCCTGGATATACCGGAAGTTATGGACGACCTGGTCATCATAGAGGCTACAATGCGACGCAAGGAAATTACGGCAACTATGGACGTCCCGGTAGCGTTGGCGGCTATGATAgaaatcaaagaatttatcgGAGATAG
- the LOC124292950 gene encoding glycine-rich protein 5-like, whose translation MSTQYRVAVLFAFLAISAAAQGGPGDRRRYAAQGYGLGIFGARGAVGGGIGAQGGVGGGIGAQGGVGGGIGAQGGVGGGIGAQGGAGGAIGAQGGVGGGIGAQGGVGGGIGAQGGVGGGIGAQGGVGGGIGAQGGVGGGIGAQGGVGGGIGAQGGVGGGIGAQGGVGGGIGAQGGVGGGIGAQGGAGGAIGAVGGVGGGIGAQGGVGGGIGAVGGVGGGIGAQGAAGGGIRA comes from the exons ATGAGTACACAATACAGGGTGGCTGTGTTATTTGCATTCTTGGCGATTAGTGCCGCAGCTCAAG GTGGCCCTGGTGACCGAAGAAGATATGCAGCCCAGGGCTATGGCCTAGGAATATTTGGAGCCCGGGGTGCTGTCGGAGGGGGAATTGGAGCCCAGGGTGGTGTCGGAGGAGGAATCGGGGCCCAGGGTGGTGTCGGAGGAGGAATCGGGGCCCAGGGCGGTGTCGGAGGCGGAATTGGAGCCCAGGGTGGTGCCGGAGGAGCAATTGGAGCCCAGGGTGGTGTCGGAGGAGGAATCGGAGCCCAGGGTGGTGTCGGAGGAGGAATCGGAGCCCAGGGTGGTGTCGGAGGAGGAATCGGAGCCCAGGGTGGTGTCGGAGGAGGAATCGGAGCCCAGGGTGGTGTCGGAGGAGGAATCGGAGCCCAGGGTGGTGTCGGAGGAGGAATCGGAGCCCAGGGTGGTGTCGGAGGAGGAATCGGAGCCCAGGGTGGTGTCGGAGGAGGAATCGGGGCCCAGGGCGGTGTCGGAGGCGGAATTGGAGCCCAGGGTGGTGCCGGAGGAGCAATTGGAGCCGTGGGCGGTGTCGGAGGAGGAATTGGAGCCCAGGGTGGTGTCGGAGGAGGAATTGGAGCCGTGGGCGGTGTCGGAGGAGGAATTGGAGCCCAGGGTGCTGCTGGAGGAGGCATCAGAGCCTAG